The following coding sequences are from one Paramormyrops kingsleyae isolate MSU_618 unplaced genomic scaffold, PKINGS_0.4 ups329, whole genome shotgun sequence window:
- the LOC140587539 gene encoding uncharacterized protein — translation MEDATFVAFCHFIADVFSGISKFSLLLQRNEIILPQAVCGLEKLLVTTEAMVVRPKPNGQLSEFLADMRLQRRQQQDEGEMAIYKFQTITLKGEASKLAGVMDATIKSTVKHLKARFSSLLGESASESDTTKAVKCFKIFNHDSWPENQEDLVDHGADDLAFLLDHFSTVLRRNGVITELAKEVCRLEAVNCQDVQRQDLPQPLGAYVDQRALLFRVQEHPAPCTYYAGPPCLSCSL, via the exons ATGGAAGATGCCACTTTTGTGGCCTTTTGCCATTTTATTGCAGACGTGTTCAGTGGCATTAGTAAGTTTAGCCTCCTACTTCAGAGGAATGAGATCATCCTACCTCAG GCAGTTTGCGGCCTTGAAAAACTGCTGGTGACCACAGAGGCAATGGTTGTGAGACCCAAGCCTAATGGACAACTGTCAGAGTTCCTGGCTGACATGAGGCTGCAGAGAAGGCAACAGCAGGATGAGGGTGAAATGGCAATCTACAAATTCCAG ACAATAACACTCAAAGGAGAGGCATCAAAGCTGGCAGGAGTAATGGATGCAACAATCAAATCCACTGTAAAACATCTGAAAGCAAGATTCAGTAGCCTCCTAG GGGAGAGTGCTTCTGAGTCTGACACAACTAAGGCTGTCAAATGCTTCAAAATTTTCAATCATGATAGCTGGCCAGAGAACCAAGAGGACTTAGTGGACCATGGTGCTGATGACCTTGCATTTCTATTGGATCACTTCTCCACAGTCCTGAGAAG AAATGGTGTAATCACTGAGCTTGCAAAAGAAGTTTGTAGGCTTGAAGCTGTTAATTGCCAGGATGTTCAAAGACAAGACCTACCTCAGCCTTTGGGAGCTTATGTTGACCAGAGAGCCCTACTGTTCAGAGTACAAG